From Solwaraspora sp. WMMD1047, the proteins below share one genomic window:
- a CDS encoding DUF4360 domain-containing protein: MRKLLTRGGVVLVLLASTLVGGTAASAKGIMDNPPDDQVVIDLVAMAGSGCRPGTADVAVSPDNTAFTTIYSEYLVQAGPGISVLDGRRNCQLNVLVHAPAGYTFAIVKVDYRGYGLLNRGAIASQRANYYFQGMTQSTYSNHSIAAPLDDNWMVSDEVPIASVVWHPCGEQRNLNINTELRLSRGSSSGTSFLTMDSTDGSIETMYHLAWQPCPR; this comes from the coding sequence ATGCGTAAACTGCTGACGCGTGGCGGCGTGGTACTTGTGCTGCTCGCTTCGACGTTGGTCGGGGGGACAGCCGCGTCCGCCAAGGGCATCATGGACAACCCGCCCGACGACCAGGTCGTGATCGACCTGGTCGCGATGGCCGGTTCCGGGTGCCGCCCCGGCACCGCGGATGTCGCGGTCTCTCCGGACAACACCGCCTTCACCACCATCTACAGCGAGTACCTGGTCCAGGCCGGCCCGGGCATCTCGGTCCTCGACGGCCGCCGGAACTGTCAGCTCAACGTGCTGGTCCACGCACCGGCGGGCTACACCTTCGCGATCGTGAAGGTCGACTACCGCGGGTACGGGCTGCTCAACCGGGGCGCCATCGCCTCGCAGCGGGCCAACTACTACTTCCAGGGCATGACCCAGAGCACGTACAGCAACCACAGCATCGCCGCTCCGCTCGACGACAACTGGATGGTCAGCGACGAGGTACCCATCGCGTCGGTGGTCTGGCATCCCTGCGGCGAGCAGCGCAACCTCAACATCAACACCGAGTTGCGGCTGAGCCGGGGCAGTTCGTCGGGAACCAGCTTCCTGACCATGGACTCAACGGACGGCAGCATCGAGACGATGTACCACCTCGCGTGGCAGCCCTGCCCCCGGTGA
- a CDS encoding QsdR family transcriptional regulator, giving the protein MGSARVRTARTDPAAPRRVIDHPAVVRGAIDYFLAHATIDMDDLASTLAVSRATLYRVEGSRDRLLGEVFWYMADYLLAAARAARRQDGVAGIVEVTRRFAEAVEQATAFRAFLAQEPEVAARVLFAVPGRVHRRAVRAQAHIFREVGGADTSWLPGDPNRLAYLYVRIVESAIYAELLSGQPPDLELAERALRALLTSPETDPPPT; this is encoded by the coding sequence ATGGGGTCGGCCAGAGTCCGCACCGCCCGGACGGATCCGGCGGCGCCGCGGCGGGTCATCGACCACCCGGCGGTGGTACGCGGCGCCATCGACTACTTCCTCGCCCACGCGACGATCGACATGGACGATCTCGCCAGCACCCTCGCGGTCAGCCGGGCAACGCTGTACCGCGTCGAGGGCAGCCGCGACCGGCTGCTCGGCGAGGTCTTCTGGTACATGGCCGACTACCTGCTGGCGGCGGCCCGCGCCGCCCGGCGGCAGGACGGGGTGGCCGGCATCGTGGAGGTGACCCGGCGCTTCGCCGAGGCGGTGGAACAGGCGACCGCCTTCCGCGCGTTCCTGGCCCAGGAACCCGAGGTCGCCGCCCGGGTGCTCTTCGCCGTCCCCGGCCGGGTGCACCGCCGGGCGGTACGCGCCCAGGCCCACATCTTCCGGGAGGTCGGCGGGGCGGACACCTCCTGGCTGCCCGGCGACCCGAACCGGCTCGCGTACCTCTACGTCCGGATCGTCGAGTCGGCGATCTACGCCGAGCTGCTCAGCGGACAACCACCCGACCTGGAACTGGCCGAACGGGCGCTGCGCGCGCTGCTCACCTCGCCGGAGACCGACCCACCACCGACCTGA
- a CDS encoding alpha/beta hydrolase: MKSSSVPPPYPSSRSHRHAAGSHRRIPVGSGRASRGLALTFVAGLLAVAGVVLVPNANAAENPFERGPAPTAASIAATRGPFAVSETTVSSLSASGFGGGTIYFPTSTSAGTFGAVAIAPGYTASRSSMAWLGPRLASQGFVVFNIDTNSRYDQPASRGRQLLAALDFLTERSSVRSRVDADRLSVMGHSMGGGGTLEAAEDRPQLQAAIPLTPWNLTKNWSRVQVPTLVIGAENDSIASVRSHSEPFFTSLPASLDKAYLELNGASHFAPNTPDTTIASTSISWLKRFVDNDLRYEQFLCPAPTGREIEEYRDTCPHSS; this comes from the coding sequence ATGAAGTCGTCGTCCGTACCACCGCCGTACCCCTCGTCCCGGTCCCACCGGCACGCCGCCGGATCGCACCGTCGTATCCCGGTCGGATCCGGCCGGGCCTCGCGTGGACTGGCCCTCACCTTCGTCGCGGGTCTGCTCGCCGTCGCGGGTGTCGTGCTCGTGCCGAACGCCAACGCCGCGGAGAATCCGTTCGAGCGCGGTCCGGCACCCACCGCGGCGAGCATCGCCGCCACCCGGGGGCCGTTCGCGGTCTCCGAGACCACCGTGTCATCGCTGAGCGCCAGCGGCTTCGGCGGCGGCACCATCTATTTCCCGACCAGCACCAGTGCGGGCACTTTCGGCGCGGTGGCCATCGCGCCCGGCTACACGGCGAGCCGGTCGAGCATGGCGTGGCTGGGGCCGAGGCTGGCCTCGCAGGGCTTCGTCGTCTTCAACATCGACACCAACAGCCGGTACGACCAACCGGCCAGCCGTGGCCGGCAACTGCTGGCCGCGCTGGACTTCCTGACCGAGCGCAGCTCGGTGCGTAGCCGGGTGGACGCCGACCGGCTCAGCGTGATGGGGCACTCGATGGGCGGCGGCGGGACCCTGGAAGCGGCGGAGGATCGCCCGCAGTTGCAGGCGGCGATCCCGCTGACGCCGTGGAACCTGACCAAGAACTGGTCGCGGGTGCAGGTGCCGACGCTCGTCATCGGCGCCGAGAACGACTCGATCGCCTCGGTGCGCAGTCACTCCGAGCCGTTCTTCACCAGCCTGCCGGCCAGCCTCGACAAGGCGTATCTGGAGCTCAACGGCGCCAGCCACTTCGCGCCGAACACTCCGGACACCACCATCGCCTCGACCAGCATCTCGTGGCTCAAGCGGTTCGTCGACAACGACCTGCGGTACGAGCAGTTCCTCTGCCCGGCACCCACCGGCCGCGAGATCGAGGAGTACCGGGACACCTGCCCGCACTCCTCGTGA